In the genome of Flaviflexus ciconiae, one region contains:
- a CDS encoding flavin reductase family protein, which yields MDRYIEQLEKRSEPRPLPATTDLQRLRTAFSRFPTGVCVVTFEAEGVRRGITVNSYTSVSFDPALLLVSIQRTTSSHDLLLNRPFAVNVLGSSQEAVAMSFAGRPNDAPRWLDGEIAPRLDGSLAWFECTPWADYDGGDHTLVLGEIQSFGSRRGDPLGFNGSRFTEISETVLGREHLM from the coding sequence ATGGATAGGTACATCGAGCAGCTTGAGAAGCGGAGTGAGCCGCGGCCGCTACCCGCAACCACCGACCTACAAAGGCTCCGGACTGCGTTCTCGCGGTTCCCGACCGGCGTGTGCGTGGTGACGTTTGAAGCGGAGGGTGTGCGGCGGGGAATTACCGTGAACTCCTACACCTCGGTCTCGTTTGATCCTGCTCTTCTACTGGTCTCCATCCAGCGGACAACTTCTTCACATGATCTTTTGTTGAACCGCCCCTTTGCGGTGAATGTCCTCGGATCATCCCAAGAGGCAGTGGCGATGAGCTTCGCTGGTCGGCCTAATGATGCTCCGCGATGGCTGGACGGGGAAATAGCGCCTCGTCTTGATGGATCGCTTGCCTGGTTTGAGTGCACGCCGTGGGCGGACTATGACGGGGGCGACCACACGCTTGTCCTTGGGGAAATACAGTCCTTTGGTTCACGCCGGGGCGATCCGCTTGGCTTTAACGGCTCTCGCTTTACCGAAATCTCAGAGACGGTGCTCGGCCGCGAGCACCTCATGTAA
- a CDS encoding FecCD family ABC transporter permease, with amino-acid sequence MKPSYSKTSSQNVAGSRDLAGANGADAGDADTSSNDVDVSDHGILSARPDDSVEHVLTEQATNQAVTRSTEDSPASIPLGQRLKQSRHNRIRRRGIITGLLIALLVAVYAFSLMWGEVFYPPSDVMAVIRGEDVPGASYAVGVLRLPRATMGLLAGLAFGAAGVTFQTMLRNQLASPDIIGISAGASAAGVIGIVIFGMGQAQVSAVALVASLLVALAIYLLSYRGGFAGTRLILIGIGVAAMLQSVVTYALSQASTWDLPTATRWLTGSLNGATWERTMPLVWAVCILIPIIVVFSRNLNVLRLGDETAAGLGVRVQSTRVALIVSAVILIAVATAACGPIAFVAFVSGPIAVRLVGQGGSLFLPSAVVGALVVLIADLAGQFLFGTRYPVGVITGALGAPFLIYLLARTNRGGSSL; translated from the coding sequence GTGAAACCTAGCTACTCTAAAACCTCATCCCAAAACGTTGCCGGGTCCCGTGACCTTGCCGGAGCAAACGGTGCGGACGCTGGCGATGCGGACACAAGCAGTAACGATGTGGACGTTAGCGACCACGGCATCCTCTCTGCCAGGCCAGACGATTCAGTCGAGCATGTCCTCACCGAGCAGGCGACTAACCAGGCGGTCACACGGTCGACGGAAGATTCTCCAGCTTCCATTCCTCTTGGCCAGCGGCTGAAGCAGTCCCGTCATAACAGGATCCGCAGGCGCGGAATCATTACCGGGCTTCTCATTGCACTGCTTGTGGCCGTTTACGCCTTCAGTCTCATGTGGGGTGAGGTGTTTTACCCACCATCCGATGTTATGGCGGTGATCAGGGGCGAGGATGTTCCCGGGGCTTCGTATGCTGTGGGTGTTCTTCGTCTCCCACGAGCCACGATGGGATTGTTGGCGGGCCTCGCGTTCGGTGCAGCGGGCGTGACGTTTCAGACGATGCTCCGCAACCAGCTGGCCTCTCCCGACATCATCGGTATTTCGGCAGGTGCCTCAGCCGCCGGTGTTATCGGCATTGTGATCTTCGGGATGGGGCAGGCCCAGGTCTCGGCCGTAGCACTCGTTGCCTCCCTGCTTGTTGCGCTCGCGATCTATCTCCTGTCCTATCGGGGTGGGTTTGCTGGAACGCGGCTCATCCTTATCGGCATTGGTGTTGCCGCAATGCTCCAGTCTGTTGTTACCTACGCTCTGTCGCAGGCAAGTACGTGGGATCTGCCAACGGCGACGAGGTGGTTGACGGGTTCGCTCAACGGTGCCACGTGGGAGCGGACCATGCCGCTCGTGTGGGCCGTCTGCATTCTTATCCCGATCATCGTGGTGTTTTCCCGGAACCTCAATGTTCTGCGGCTCGGTGATGAAACGGCTGCGGGTCTCGGTGTTCGAGTCCAGTCCACCCGCGTTGCACTCATCGTTTCTGCCGTCATTCTCATTGCCGTGGCAACGGCCGCGTGCGGTCCGATTGCTTTTGTTGCTTTCGTGTCTGGCCCGATCGCGGTTCGTCTAGTGGGGCAGGGCGGTTCGCTGTTCTTGCCGTCCGCGGTTGTCGGCGCGCTCGTCGTTCTGATCGCGGATCTTGCCGGACAGTTCCTCTTCGGTACCCGTTACCCCGTGGGTGTTATCACCGGGGCACTGGGTGCACCGTTCCTTATCTATCTTCTGGCCCGCACCAATCGCGGAGGGAGTTCCCTGTGA
- the proC gene encoding pyrroline-5-carboxylate reductase: MIGFLGSGNMARAIVAGLVANDYDPSDIVVSSRDPRNAEKLAHATGVDFAQSNEELVSMIGYDGTLVLAVKPNMIPGVLEPLYADLAETSILVVSVAAGTSLGFLESHLPDGQAVVRVMPNVNSQIGAGMSGICGNEAATEEQLDSVFAMFDSIGEVARIAEKEFPAFSAIAGCSPSYTFGYIEALARGAVANGIPKHQAVRIAAQAVLGSAQMVLEKAGEGLTPANLRDTVSSPGGTTIAGVIAMEDAGFSASVVRGVQASIDRDIAIQRGE; this comes from the coding sequence ATGATTGGTTTCCTTGGATCTGGCAACATGGCACGCGCGATTGTGGCGGGGCTCGTCGCAAACGACTACGACCCGAGCGACATTGTCGTTTCGTCTCGGGACCCACGCAACGCCGAGAAGCTGGCGCACGCCACGGGCGTGGACTTTGCGCAGTCAAATGAGGAACTGGTTTCCATGATCGGCTACGACGGAACGCTGGTTCTCGCGGTCAAGCCAAACATGATTCCCGGTGTTCTTGAACCGCTGTACGCCGATCTTGCGGAGACTTCGATTCTTGTGGTGTCGGTTGCCGCCGGCACGTCACTCGGGTTCCTGGAGTCTCATCTTCCCGATGGGCAGGCCGTCGTACGTGTGATGCCGAACGTTAACTCCCAGATCGGTGCTGGTATGAGCGGGATCTGCGGCAACGAGGCGGCAACCGAGGAGCAACTTGACTCGGTTTTTGCCATGTTCGATTCGATCGGTGAAGTAGCCCGTATTGCAGAAAAGGAATTCCCGGCATTCTCCGCTATCGCAGGTTGTTCACCGTCCTACACCTTCGGTTATATCGAGGCCCTGGCACGTGGCGCTGTCGCCAATGGAATCCCGAAGCATCAGGCTGTCCGCATCGCGGCCCAGGCCGTCTTGGGCTCAGCCCAAATGGTTCTTGAGAAGGCGGGCGAGGGGCTCACACCCGCTAATCTCCGTGACACGGTGAGCTCACCGGGCGGCACAACGATCGCTGGTGTTATTGCCATGGAAGATGCTGGGTTCTCGGCCTCCGTAGTACGCGGCGTCCAGGCCTCCATTGATCGGGACATCGCCATCCAGCGCGGCGAATAA
- a CDS encoding siderophore-interacting protein, with translation MQGAASGGIEFNRGEAQKVVLLGDETAAPAIARILEDLAKEGAEVPCTAYIEIPTEYDRLEITSASHHEITWLPRSGAEQGSRLAPALGWHVEGPVSAVSAESPDAPLLWETPNYSSAGEDLATDAKPTDGTYYWIAGESGVVKELRRYLVRDRGVDRSQVAFMGYWRIGVAMKG, from the coding sequence ATGCAGGGTGCCGCCTCCGGCGGCATTGAATTCAATCGCGGTGAAGCACAGAAAGTGGTTCTCCTCGGAGACGAGACAGCTGCGCCTGCGATAGCGCGAATCCTCGAGGACCTCGCAAAAGAAGGCGCAGAAGTTCCCTGCACCGCCTACATCGAGATCCCCACCGAATACGACCGGCTAGAGATCACCTCTGCCTCGCACCACGAAATCACGTGGCTCCCGCGCTCCGGCGCCGAACAGGGATCGCGGCTAGCGCCCGCTTTGGGATGGCATGTTGAAGGTCCGGTATCCGCAGTTTCTGCGGAAAGCCCAGACGCACCACTGCTGTGGGAAACCCCGAACTATTCATCCGCCGGCGAGGACCTTGCTACCGATGCAAAACCAACCGACGGCACCTACTACTGGATCGCAGGTGAAAGTGGAGTCGTCAAGGAACTTCGCCGCTACCTCGTTCGAGACAGGGGAGTGGACCGCAGCCAGGTTGCCTTCATGGGCTACTGGCGAATCGGCGTTGCCATGAAAGGCTAA
- a CDS encoding FecCD family ABC transporter permease codes for MTVTQAVPTPRTERSRGGRRLAFITLLLVLLALAVLASIMFGVRSIGVSDAFAAIQGNTDTAEQAAAYKRIPRTALGFLIGAALAMSGTSMQAVTRNPLADPGIFGVLSGASLAVVIGMTFFGATNPVNIMFLAILGSAFAAAFVYVVGSLGRGGATPLKLALAGAATSAALTALVSAILLPRIDVMDSFRHWQIGGVAGAEWDRLGIAIPFLIVGTLICVFTAGGLNALALGDELATGLGENVLRTRILSSIGAVILCGVATALAGPIGFVGLIVPHLCRLIVGTDHRWLMPTTALAGAVLVILADTLGRVVVPGQEIAVGIIMPIIGAPFFIWIVRRQKVREL; via the coding sequence ATGACAGTCACGCAAGCGGTGCCCACCCCGAGGACTGAACGTTCCAGGGGCGGGCGCCGCCTCGCCTTCATTACCCTCCTACTTGTCCTTCTGGCTCTCGCTGTCCTTGCCTCGATCATGTTCGGTGTCCGCTCGATCGGAGTCTCCGACGCGTTTGCCGCTATCCAAGGCAACACCGACACGGCCGAACAGGCGGCCGCCTACAAGAGAATTCCCCGTACGGCCCTCGGCTTCCTTATTGGAGCAGCATTAGCCATGTCGGGGACGAGTATGCAGGCAGTGACCAGAAACCCGCTTGCCGACCCCGGGATCTTCGGCGTCCTATCGGGAGCGTCCCTTGCCGTGGTTATCGGCATGACCTTCTTTGGGGCAACAAACCCCGTGAACATCATGTTCCTCGCCATCCTCGGTTCTGCCTTTGCCGCGGCCTTCGTCTACGTCGTTGGCTCGCTCGGTCGCGGCGGAGCCACACCGTTGAAGCTTGCGCTCGCGGGCGCCGCCACGTCGGCCGCACTCACTGCCCTGGTCTCCGCTATTCTTCTGCCCCGTATCGACGTCATGGATTCATTCCGGCACTGGCAGATTGGCGGCGTTGCAGGTGCAGAGTGGGACAGGCTTGGGATTGCCATACCGTTCCTCATTGTCGGCACCCTAATCTGCGTCTTCACCGCGGGCGGCCTCAACGCCCTGGCACTCGGTGACGAGCTCGCAACCGGTCTCGGTGAGAACGTTTTGCGGACCAGGATCCTGTCCTCGATAGGGGCCGTGATCCTCTGCGGTGTCGCAACGGCACTGGCCGGCCCCATCGGCTTCGTGGGGCTGATTGTCCCGCACCTGTGCCGCCTCATCGTCGGAACGGATCACCGGTGGCTCATGCCAACCACGGCCCTCGCCGGGGCTGTCCTCGTTATCCTTGCGGACACCCTTGGCCGCGTCGTTGTTCCGGGCCAGGAGATAGCGGTCGGTATTATCATGCCGATCATCGGCGCCCCCTTCTTCATCTGGATTGTCCGTAGGCAGAAGGTGAGGGAACTGTGA
- a CDS encoding glycosyltransferase: MRIAVFTEVFAPKVDGIVTRLTHTVRELSELGHDVAVIAPGPGPRQHNGIPVYRLPSARFKPWYPEVRVGIPSFAVTSHVARFNPDIIHAVNPIASAAWGIRLARTMNLPLLASYHTALPQYTEDFGLPVLRKPSEFWIRRLHNRADVNLCPSVPMVDEARALGIERVSLWPKAVDTERYRPSKQSDAMRERLTAGNPSDPLILYVGRLSAEKNLLSLRPVLDRIPNARLAFVGSGPFEEELTKAFAGTKTVFTGYLHGEDLAAAFASSDVFAFPSLTDTLGNVAFEAMASGTPVVGANAGGIPDIVQDGINGFLVNPTDTTMFADRITQILSRPDLRAELTAGALSSARGKSWRAATMTVVDNYAKAALRSHIRRGSTLPAGVDAPVGATRVS; encoded by the coding sequence GTGCGTATAGCAGTGTTTACCGAGGTATTTGCCCCCAAGGTCGACGGCATCGTTACTCGCCTGACCCATACAGTTAGAGAACTCTCCGAACTTGGCCATGATGTCGCCGTCATTGCCCCCGGCCCTGGCCCCAGGCAGCACAACGGGATTCCCGTATATCGGCTCCCGTCTGCTCGGTTTAAGCCCTGGTATCCCGAGGTTCGCGTGGGGATCCCCAGTTTCGCTGTGACCTCCCATGTCGCGAGGTTCAACCCCGACATCATTCACGCGGTCAACCCGATTGCGTCCGCAGCCTGGGGCATTCGCCTGGCTCGCACCATGAACCTGCCCTTGCTTGCCTCTTATCACACGGCTCTCCCCCAGTACACGGAAGACTTCGGCCTTCCCGTCCTGCGTAAGCCATCGGAGTTCTGGATCCGCAGGCTCCACAATCGTGCCGACGTTAACCTGTGCCCTTCCGTCCCGATGGTCGATGAGGCCCGCGCACTCGGCATTGAACGAGTAAGCCTGTGGCCCAAGGCTGTCGACACGGAACGGTACCGTCCCTCCAAACAGTCCGATGCTATGCGAGAGAGACTGACCGCCGGCAATCCGTCGGATCCCCTCATTCTTTATGTCGGCAGGCTCTCTGCCGAAAAGAACCTCCTGTCGCTACGCCCCGTTCTCGACAGGATCCCGAACGCCCGTCTCGCCTTTGTTGGCTCCGGCCCCTTCGAAGAAGAACTGACGAAGGCTTTCGCAGGAACGAAGACGGTCTTCACGGGTTACCTACACGGCGAGGATCTCGCCGCGGCTTTTGCTTCTTCCGATGTGTTTGCCTTCCCGTCGCTGACCGACACGCTCGGCAATGTCGCCTTCGAGGCCATGGCCTCCGGCACCCCCGTTGTTGGTGCCAACGCCGGTGGCATTCCCGATATTGTTCAGGACGGCATTAACGGTTTCCTCGTCAACCCGACCGATACGACCATGTTCGCGGACCGGATCACCCAGATTCTGTCCCGTCCCGACCTTCGCGCGGAGCTCACGGCAGGAGCCCTCTCCTCAGCCCGAGGCAAGTCGTGGCGCGCGGCAACTATGACCGTGGTCGACAACTATGCCAAGGCGGCCCTACGCTCCCATATCCGCCGCGGCAGCACCCTCCCCGCGGGCGTCGACGCACCCGTCGGAGCCACCCGCGTCAGCTAA
- the hpaB gene encoding 4-hydroxyphenylacetate 3-monooxygenase, oxygenase component: MPARNGASYIDSLKQMNPSVYLDGKVDSVIDHPAFAGVIRSYADLYDMQEGEKQDVLTFEENGSRYATSFLVPKSADDLVRRRSAAREWAEYSGGMLGRTGDYLNAALTALSQARDWFAEADEQFAINIENYVRWAKESDVLLTATVGSPQTNRAVSAAEQGGGETTLRVVAQDDSGITVSGARMVATNAPIANEILVMPQTVLRTGVDDKPYSFAFAVPSDIEGLRLLARRPLAYGNSEFDEPLASRFEEIDAICVFDNVLVPWDRVFLLGHPAKSNAMLTDTGATALMAHQSVTRTTVKTEFFAGLLVEMAETIGIDRYGHIQDDIAQAIMAATMGRSALRAAEVDGKINEYGFFQPDMAPLAAIRTWFPRYFQTLPETIRKFGASGLTALPYESDMSGEIAGDASRYLQSKTLPGRDRVHLFNMGFDAAVSSFAGRQGLYEYYFHGDPLRMASAYLASTDTSDYRDLVERMLKRTREF, translated from the coding sequence ATGCCAGCCCGCAACGGCGCCTCCTATATTGACAGCCTCAAGCAGATGAACCCGTCCGTCTATCTGGACGGGAAGGTCGATTCCGTCATTGACCACCCAGCGTTTGCCGGAGTGATCCGCTCCTACGCCGACCTGTATGACATGCAGGAAGGGGAGAAGCAGGACGTCCTCACGTTTGAGGAAAACGGCTCCCGCTACGCCACGTCCTTCCTTGTGCCCAAATCTGCCGATGATCTGGTCCGGCGTAGAAGCGCGGCGAGGGAGTGGGCCGAATACTCGGGCGGCATGCTTGGTCGGACCGGGGACTACCTGAACGCCGCTCTGACCGCGCTCAGCCAGGCACGGGACTGGTTTGCGGAAGCCGATGAACAGTTCGCCATCAACATCGAGAACTATGTGCGGTGGGCGAAGGAATCCGATGTTCTCCTCACCGCGACCGTTGGCTCACCCCAAACAAACCGAGCAGTCTCTGCCGCCGAGCAGGGCGGGGGAGAGACGACTCTGCGGGTTGTCGCCCAAGATGACAGTGGGATCACGGTCTCCGGTGCCCGCATGGTGGCGACCAACGCCCCGATTGCCAACGAGATTCTGGTGATGCCGCAGACGGTCCTGCGTACCGGGGTTGATGACAAGCCCTACTCCTTTGCCTTTGCCGTTCCCTCGGATATTGAAGGACTACGGCTGTTGGCCCGTCGCCCGCTCGCATACGGGAATAGCGAGTTTGATGAACCGCTTGCTTCGCGGTTCGAAGAGATCGACGCAATCTGCGTGTTCGACAATGTGCTCGTTCCCTGGGACAGGGTGTTCCTTCTGGGCCACCCCGCCAAGTCCAACGCTATGCTCACCGACACCGGGGCCACTGCCCTTATGGCTCACCAATCGGTGACGAGAACAACCGTGAAGACCGAGTTCTTTGCCGGCCTGCTGGTGGAGATGGCGGAGACAATCGGGATCGACCGGTACGGCCACATTCAGGACGACATTGCTCAGGCGATCATGGCGGCCACGATGGGCAGATCAGCACTCCGCGCTGCCGAGGTCGACGGCAAGATCAACGAGTACGGCTTCTTCCAACCAGACATGGCACCGCTTGCGGCCATCCGCACGTGGTTCCCCCGCTATTTCCAGACCCTGCCGGAAACGATTCGGAAGTTCGGTGCCTCCGGTCTTACCGCCCTACCGTACGAATCAGACATGTCGGGGGAGATTGCAGGCGATGCGAGCCGTTACCTCCAGTCGAAAACACTGCCGGGGCGCGACCGCGTCCACCTGTTCAACATGGGCTTCGATGCAGCGGTCTCATCGTTCGCAGGCCGCCAGGGACTTTACGAGTACTACTTCCATGGAGACCCACTTCGTATGGCATCCGCTTACCTTGCCTCCACCGACACGAGCGACTACCGGGACCTCGTCGAAAGGATGCTGAAGCGAACACGAGAGTTCTGA
- a CDS encoding iron-siderophore ABC transporter substrate-binding protein: MTPRRLLSGFAAAALSISLAACSSDEETDTESTTAAEETAGEDTGDGGDTTDGDTAEADAFPVTIEHAFGSTTIEEKPERVATVAWNNHEVPLALGVVPVGMERVSWGDDDDNGMLPWVEEALAELGGETPELFDATDGIPFEKVANTNPDVILAAYSGLTQEEYDQLSQIAPVVAYPELAWGTSLEDTILVNSKALGLEEEGQQLVEELDAEIAAALENHPSLEGTKPVFAFIDNSDMSKIGVYTALDPRQGFLLDNGFGTASILDESADAETFYVEVSAENPEAFDDVDFLIAYGSNDPAENESSLEAWQGDALLSRIPAIAEGRVVFLGNGPLAAAANSSPLSVAWGIDDYFSLFEEALN, from the coding sequence ATGACACCACGCCGCCTTCTTTCAGGCTTTGCGGCAGCCGCCCTCTCTATCTCGCTCGCTGCATGTAGCTCCGATGAAGAGACCGATACCGAATCGACCACCGCGGCAGAGGAAACTGCCGGCGAGGATACTGGCGATGGTGGGGACACCACTGACGGTGACACCGCCGAAGCGGACGCGTTCCCGGTGACCATTGAGCACGCTTTTGGTTCGACAACGATCGAGGAGAAGCCGGAACGGGTCGCCACGGTTGCGTGGAACAACCACGAGGTTCCCCTCGCGCTCGGTGTTGTGCCGGTTGGTATGGAGAGGGTCTCGTGGGGAGACGATGACGACAACGGCATGCTGCCCTGGGTGGAAGAGGCACTAGCCGAGCTTGGTGGGGAGACCCCCGAGCTGTTCGATGCGACGGACGGCATCCCGTTCGAGAAGGTCGCCAACACGAATCCTGACGTTATTCTTGCCGCCTACTCCGGCCTGACGCAGGAAGAGTACGACCAGCTTTCCCAGATTGCTCCTGTCGTCGCCTACCCGGAGCTTGCGTGGGGTACGTCGCTTGAGGACACGATCCTCGTGAACTCGAAGGCCCTCGGTCTGGAGGAAGAGGGCCAGCAGCTCGTCGAGGAGCTCGACGCCGAGATTGCCGCCGCCCTGGAGAACCATCCCTCATTGGAGGGCACGAAGCCTGTCTTCGCTTTCATTGATAACTCCGACATGTCAAAGATCGGTGTCTACACGGCACTTGATCCGCGCCAAGGCTTCCTGCTCGACAACGGTTTCGGAACTGCCAGCATCCTCGATGAATCCGCCGACGCTGAGACGTTCTACGTCGAGGTCTCCGCCGAGAACCCCGAGGCTTTCGACGATGTCGATTTCCTTATCGCCTACGGCTCCAATGATCCCGCTGAGAACGAATCCAGCCTTGAAGCGTGGCAGGGGGATGCTCTCCTGTCCCGGATCCCGGCAATCGCCGAGGGCCGCGTCGTCTTCCTCGGTAATGGCCCGCTCGCCGCGGCCGCTAACTCGTCACCGCTGTCGGTGGCATGGGGGATTGACGACTATTTCTCCCTCTTCGAAGAAGCACTTAACTAA
- a CDS encoding ABC transporter ATP-binding protein, translated as MTDQHTLVAQDIALGYGDRPVIENMTLEIPPGKITSIVGPNGCGKSTLLRALSRLLRPDGGDVLLDGKPLRSRTPKQLAKVLGLLPQSPIAPEGIVVTDLVGRGRHPHQGIMGRWSPRDYEVVAQSLASTRTDNLAERAVDELSGGQRQRVWIAMSLAQETDILLLDEPTTFLDLANQLEILDLLTDRNASKGTTIVMVLHDINLAARYSDYLVAMKDGAIMHQGTPEEVVTPETMLEVFGIRCQVHPDPVSDSPLVMPIGRHHTNER; from the coding sequence GTGACAGATCAGCACACGCTTGTCGCACAAGACATTGCACTCGGATATGGGGACCGTCCCGTTATCGAGAACATGACACTCGAGATCCCTCCCGGGAAAATCACCTCGATCGTTGGGCCCAACGGCTGCGGCAAGTCCACCCTGCTTCGTGCCCTATCCCGGCTACTCAGACCCGACGGCGGTGATGTTCTGCTCGACGGGAAACCGCTCCGGTCCCGCACCCCGAAGCAGCTTGCCAAGGTCCTCGGCTTGCTCCCGCAGTCGCCAATCGCCCCCGAAGGCATTGTTGTTACTGACCTGGTGGGCAGGGGCCGCCACCCGCACCAGGGGATCATGGGGCGCTGGTCGCCCCGCGACTACGAGGTGGTCGCCCAGTCCCTTGCCTCAACGCGAACGGACAATCTGGCTGAACGGGCCGTTGACGAACTATCCGGTGGCCAGCGCCAACGGGTCTGGATCGCCATGTCTCTCGCCCAAGAAACAGACATCCTTCTGCTGGACGAACCGACAACCTTCCTGGACCTGGCCAACCAGCTGGAGATCCTCGACCTGCTCACTGACCGGAATGCCTCCAAGGGCACAACGATTGTCATGGTCCTGCACGACATTAACCTGGCTGCAAGATACTCCGACTACTTGGTCGCCATGAAAGACGGCGCAATCATGCATCAGGGAACCCCAGAAGAAGTTGTCACGCCTGAGACCATGCTGGAGGTGTTCGGGATCCGCTGCCAGGTGCACCCCGATCCCGTGTCCGACAGTCCGTTAGTCATGCCGATTGGCCGTCACCACACCAACGAAAGGTAG
- a CDS encoding SDR family NAD(P)-dependent oxidoreductase yields MSKRVLVTGASTGIGAATVRRARSAGWEVLATARREDRLKALAEETGCEWITADLTVDEDVAKLAERAREFGIDALVNNAGGARGVDKVEDGKIEDWQAMYDMNVLGTLRITQAILPIFRERGKGSFVFLTSTAAHDTYPGGGGYTAAKHAERMLPNTMRLELVGEPIRLIEIGPGMVKTEEFSLNRLGSEEKAEEVYEGVDEPLLGEDIAEAIMWTLELPDHVNIDSMLIRPVAQASNTVVARK; encoded by the coding sequence ATGAGCAAACGAGTTCTTGTCACTGGAGCATCTACTGGAATCGGCGCAGCAACAGTCCGCCGTGCGAGGAGCGCAGGATGGGAGGTGCTGGCAACGGCACGCCGCGAAGACCGCCTCAAGGCACTCGCGGAAGAAACCGGTTGCGAATGGATCACCGCCGACCTCACGGTCGACGAAGACGTCGCGAAGCTTGCCGAACGTGCCCGCGAGTTTGGGATTGACGCCCTCGTCAACAACGCGGGCGGCGCTCGCGGCGTCGACAAGGTTGAAGACGGCAAGATCGAAGACTGGCAGGCCATGTACGATATGAATGTGCTGGGCACCCTGCGGATTACGCAGGCGATCCTCCCGATCTTCCGTGAACGCGGCAAGGGATCCTTCGTGTTCCTCACCTCGACCGCAGCCCACGACACCTACCCGGGTGGTGGCGGCTACACCGCTGCGAAGCACGCGGAGCGGATGCTTCCAAACACGATGCGGCTCGAGCTGGTTGGTGAACCGATCCGCCTCATCGAGATCGGCCCCGGCATGGTCAAGACCGAAGAGTTCTCCCTCAACCGTCTCGGCTCCGAAGAAAAGGCGGAAGAAGTCTACGAGGGCGTCGATGAGCCACTGCTTGGCGAGGATATTGCCGAGGCCATCATGTGGACCCTCGAACTACCCGACCACGTCAATATTGACTCGATGCTGATCCGCCCCGTCGCGCAAGCATCAAACACGGTCGTCGCACGCAAGTAG